Proteins encoded in a region of the Zunongwangia endophytica genome:
- a CDS encoding family 16 glycosylhydrolase, producing the protein MKNFKYILGLMIIFGSFLQSCQDDDQEFGEVMAPSNLSIEATVVNADAENPYGDGSGQVQFEASADNAINYKFTFGDNTTTNVSNGNVVHSFTSTGINEYVVTVIATGTAGTASSMTTSVTVFSEFDDPETKSLLTGDDTKTWYVAAGLNAHLGVGPVETATPDYYTAAPFEKSGNPCFYNEMITLSLDENNSIVFNHDNNGATFFNADFLSVGGGGGSEDQCLPFDTSGEKFLNLASAQSGFGEDVSTGTQMMISDGGFMSYYIGTSTYEILEITDDFLYVRGIPSSNPALAWYVKFTTDPRGGGSGNDSAEGKELVSEFGNLVWEEEFDGDALDTDSWNFETGNGDNGWGNNESQYYIADNAVVNDGTLKINAIAESTNGFDYSSARLTTKDKQEFEYGRIEVRAQLPSAGGTWPAIWMLGSNFAEVGWPASGEIDIMEHVGNDLGEVLGTLHYPGNSGGEGVSKGTEVENVASEFHTYTLEWNADHILFAVDNVIFHEFENNASTPFNQPFFLILNVAMGGNLGGTIDPNFTQDTMEVEFVKVYQ; encoded by the coding sequence ATGAAGAATTTTAAATATATATTAGGCTTGATGATCATTTTTGGTAGCTTTTTACAAAGCTGCCAGGACGACGATCAGGAATTTGGAGAAGTTATGGCGCCTTCAAATCTTTCTATAGAAGCAACGGTCGTAAATGCCGATGCAGAAAATCCTTATGGGGATGGTAGCGGGCAGGTGCAATTTGAAGCATCAGCAGATAATGCGATAAACTATAAATTTACTTTTGGAGATAATACTACTACAAATGTCTCTAATGGTAATGTAGTCCATTCATTTACTTCAACAGGAATAAATGAATATGTTGTGACAGTAATCGCAACCGGTACAGCGGGGACAGCAAGTTCTATGACGACTTCAGTTACAGTTTTTAGTGAATTTGATGATCCAGAAACTAAATCGCTATTAACTGGTGATGATACTAAAACATGGTATGTGGCAGCTGGTCTCAATGCACATTTAGGTGTAGGGCCGGTAGAAACTGCCACTCCAGATTACTATACTGCAGCACCTTTCGAAAAATCGGGAAATCCTTGTTTCTACAACGAGATGATTACGCTAAGTCTGGATGAAAATAATAGTATTGTTTTTAATCATGATAACAATGGAGCAACTTTCTTCAATGCAGATTTCTTAAGCGTTGGCGGCGGCGGAGGTTCAGAAGATCAATGCCTTCCTTTTGATACTTCCGGAGAAAAATTTTTAAACCTTGCTTCAGCACAATCGGGCTTTGGAGAAGATGTTTCTACCGGTACACAGATGATGATCTCAGATGGTGGATTTATGTCTTATTACATAGGAACCAGTACGTATGAGATTTTAGAGATTACAGATGATTTTTTATATGTGCGAGGAATTCCTAGCTCTAATCCTGCTTTAGCTTGGTATGTGAAATTCACTACAGACCCTCGTGGTGGCGGTAGCGGAAATGATTCTGCTGAAGGAAAAGAATTAGTCAGCGAATTTGGAAATCTGGTTTGGGAAGAAGAATTTGATGGCGATGCTTTAGATACCGATAGTTGGAATTTTGAAACCGGTAATGGTGATAATGGTTGGGGAAATAACGAAAGCCAATATTACATAGCAGATAATGCCGTAGTAAATGATGGGACATTAAAGATCAATGCAATTGCAGAAAGTACTAATGGGTTTGATTATTCTTCGGCAAGACTTACTACAAAGGATAAACAAGAGTTTGAATACGGTAGAATAGAGGTAAGAGCACAATTACCATCTGCAGGAGGAACCTGGCCTGCTATATGGATGCTAGGATCTAATTTTGCTGAAGTAGGATGGCCTGCAAGTGGGGAAATTGATATTATGGAGCATGTAGGTAATGATCTTGGTGAAGTTTTAGGAACTTTACACTATCCCGGAAATTCTGGAGGAGAAGGAGTATCCAAGGGAACAGAAGTTGAAAATGTAGCTTCTGAATTTCATACCTATACTTTAGAATGGAATGCAGACCATATACTTTTTGCTGTAGATAACGTAATATTTCATGAATTTGAAAATAATGCGAGTACACCATTTAATCAACCTTTCTTTCTAATTCTAAATGTTGCTATGGGTGGTAATTTAGGAGGAACTATAGATCCTAATTTTACGCAGGATACGATGGAAGTTGAGTTTGTGAAAGTTTATCAATAA
- a CDS encoding RagB/SusD family nutrient uptake outer membrane protein, which yields MMMKINIKKNIMLAAIAVSLGVTSCGDDYVEVDPPFGINSDSYFTSEDDYYNALIGAYDILQSTYVNILLSEIASDNANAGGESATDVIGWQQVDRMQHNPVNDNLDDIWDWNFAGVYRASFILENADNIEFDGKSQILAEAYFLRAYFNFELLKFFGPIPIKPEGRFTLGEAQTIPRASKAEVYALIEQDLAYAEENLAENAPEVGRVTKGAAQALLGKVYLYQDKFSEAATELQKVINSGKYHLYGTQGGEDYANLFEYSAENSAESVFEIQYTGTEGAGFDCLQCSEGNVMVGFSGIRGYAGPVFESGYGFNLPTEDAYNSFEEGDLRQDVSILDIEEWASETGASYNIGNQDDVTGHTGYYNRKYLPRQNDNLGDANLTQPNNYRAIRYADVLLMAAEALNRGGIDDTQARAYLNTVRDRAGLESVDISGSGLTEQIYQDRRSELVGEGHRFFDLVRTGRAEQFINGFTTGKNEVFPIPLEEIQFAQGNWDQNSGY from the coding sequence ATGATGATGAAGATAAATATCAAAAAAAATATAATGTTGGCAGCAATCGCTGTTTCACTTGGAGTGACTTCCTGTGGTGATGATTATGTAGAAGTAGATCCACCATTCGGCATTAACTCCGATTCTTACTTTACTTCAGAAGATGATTATTATAACGCACTTATAGGTGCCTACGATATTTTGCAAAGTACATATGTAAATATTCTGTTGTCAGAAATAGCTTCAGATAATGCCAATGCTGGTGGAGAAAGTGCAACAGATGTGATTGGCTGGCAACAAGTAGATCGTATGCAACATAACCCTGTAAACGATAATCTTGATGATATCTGGGATTGGAATTTTGCCGGTGTGTATCGTGCTAGTTTTATTTTAGAGAATGCTGATAATATTGAATTTGATGGCAAATCTCAAATATTAGCAGAAGCATACTTTTTAAGAGCTTATTTTAATTTTGAATTGCTGAAGTTTTTTGGGCCTATCCCAATTAAACCGGAAGGTCGATTTACACTTGGTGAGGCGCAAACTATACCAAGAGCTTCTAAAGCTGAAGTGTATGCACTTATCGAGCAGGATTTGGCATACGCCGAGGAAAATTTAGCTGAAAATGCTCCTGAAGTTGGTAGAGTAACCAAAGGTGCTGCACAGGCATTGCTAGGGAAAGTTTATTTATATCAAGACAAATTCTCTGAAGCTGCAACAGAACTTCAAAAAGTGATCAATTCTGGCAAATATCATCTTTACGGAACCCAAGGTGGAGAAGATTATGCCAATCTTTTTGAATATTCAGCAGAAAATAGTGCAGAATCTGTTTTTGAAATTCAATACACCGGTACAGAAGGGGCAGGTTTTGATTGCTTGCAATGTAGTGAAGGTAATGTGATGGTAGGATTTAGCGGAATTCGTGGTTATGCCGGTCCTGTTTTCGAATCTGGATATGGCTTTAATTTACCTACAGAAGATGCTTATAATTCTTTTGAAGAGGGAGATTTAAGACAAGATGTAAGCATTTTGGATATTGAAGAATGGGCTTCAGAAACCGGGGCATCTTATAATATCGGAAATCAAGATGATGTTACCGGGCATACCGGATATTACAATCGTAAATATTTACCACGCCAAAACGATAATCTTGGAGACGCCAACTTAACGCAGCCCAATAATTATAGAGCAATTCGCTATGCTGATGTATTATTGATGGCCGCTGAAGCTTTAAATCGCGGCGGTATTGATGATACACAGGCAAGAGCTTACTTAAATACGGTACGAGATCGTGCTGGGTTAGAGTCTGTAGATATTAGTGGTTCTGGGCTTACCGAGCAAATTTATCAAGATAGAAGATCTGAATTAGTAGGTGAAGGTCATCGATTCTTTGATTTAGTAAGAACAGGTAGAGCCGAACAGTTCATCAATGGTTTTACAACAGGCAAGAACGAGGTTTTTCCTATTCCATTAGAAGAAATACAATTTGCTCAGGGGAATTGGGATCAAAATTCAGGTTATTAA
- a CDS encoding SusC/RagA family TonB-linked outer membrane protein → MNRVLLLILFCMLSFGMHAQTFSVSGTVSENETQMPLPGVNVLLKGTTNGVITDFDGNYEIDNVSVGDVLVYSYIGYTSKEIVISSQESIDVALAVDSQALDEVLVIGYGEQRKRDITGAVSNVGAETIEKLEPVNAAQALQGTTSGVNVTPTGGSPGAESNIRIRGISTNGNNKPLIILDGFQYEGGLNSINPQDIENITVLKDAQAAIYGTIGANGVILVTTKSGKKNQKTKVSYEGYTGIQETTRKLPVLNATEYALLLNESYANAGQSLPFSNISDLGSGTDWQEEVFQEATVTSHNLSITGGEEKITYSIGASNLKQEGIISPEKSQFERSTAKVTLNADITDKLNVQTKLFYNSTESSTVNSFSLGSVLFNAANIAPTIDPSVNNLDGQINLGNEVVNPLTQLDNTYNKFITNRLSGTVQASLDYATNLNLQARIGFNTSNTKNREFIPQFNYGTGKIYTNTNSSVTLGKINDNDYTFDLFNTYENTFRDDHDVTFLVGMTAYETNGEGLYGSRTGVQANSWEFADLSSANGTGEEQTNSSYAYKLRRLSYFGRLQYAFQDKYLLSVMLRRDSSTRFAPNNRIAYFPSATAGWVISDENFFNEDGFLNFLKLRASYGILGNDRIPDFGYLALLGGEATYVLGQEQLLVNGRALGQLANPDLQWEEAKKFDVGLDANFFDRKFELTVDYFINNRDNLLIPNIPVSGIYGVGAPASGSPTINAGSVRNAGWEFALSYSDNFSDDFSFNASFNVSTLDNEVTQVNGTDFIEGGNFGVGQPLISRMEEGKPIGYFYGYQTDGIFQNQAEVDAHPSQLSLGANAKPGDIRYKDLNGDGVINSDDRTDLGNPIPKVSLGFNFGFNFKNFDFATYMFSNLGNDIVRNYERDQPNVNRMSYVLDRWTGAGTSNEVPRVTTAATSNKVFSDFYIEDGSFARVQTVSLGYTIPSEFTQKVSIDKFRIYGKVDNVYTFTEYSGYDPTASTGEPIGGGIDIGFYPLPRTYMLGVNLEF, encoded by the coding sequence ATGAATAGAGTACTATTACTTATTTTATTTTGTATGCTTTCATTTGGCATGCACGCTCAAACGTTTTCGGTTAGTGGTACAGTTTCAGAAAATGAAACGCAAATGCCTTTACCTGGAGTTAACGTTTTGCTTAAGGGAACTACGAATGGAGTAATTACCGATTTTGACGGTAATTATGAAATTGATAATGTTTCCGTAGGAGATGTACTTGTATATTCTTATATCGGATATACCAGTAAAGAAATTGTAATAAGCAGTCAGGAATCAATTGACGTAGCTTTAGCTGTAGATTCTCAAGCTTTAGATGAAGTGTTAGTTATTGGTTATGGTGAACAACGAAAAAGAGACATTACAGGAGCTGTTTCTAATGTGGGAGCAGAAACCATCGAAAAACTAGAGCCAGTAAATGCAGCACAAGCATTGCAGGGAACAACTTCTGGTGTTAATGTGACTCCTACAGGCGGTTCTCCCGGAGCCGAATCCAATATCAGGATTCGAGGAATATCTACCAACGGTAACAACAAACCACTTATCATTCTGGATGGCTTTCAATATGAAGGGGGATTAAATAGTATTAACCCTCAGGATATTGAGAATATAACGGTTTTAAAGGATGCCCAGGCCGCGATTTATGGAACGATTGGTGCCAATGGTGTGATCTTGGTAACCACCAAATCTGGTAAGAAAAATCAGAAAACAAAAGTATCTTACGAAGGGTATACCGGTATTCAGGAAACCACTAGGAAGCTACCGGTTCTAAACGCTACAGAATATGCGTTGCTATTAAATGAAAGCTACGCCAATGCTGGCCAATCTTTGCCATTTTCTAATATTAGCGATCTTGGTTCTGGTACAGATTGGCAGGAAGAAGTTTTTCAGGAAGCGACGGTAACTAGTCATAACTTATCCATTACAGGTGGAGAAGAGAAGATTACTTATTCTATTGGCGCCTCAAATTTGAAGCAGGAGGGAATTATTTCTCCAGAAAAGTCTCAATTTGAGCGTAGCACGGCGAAGGTTACTTTAAATGCCGATATTACCGATAAGCTTAACGTTCAAACTAAACTATTTTATAATAGTACAGAGAGCAGTACAGTGAATAGCTTTAGTTTAGGCTCTGTTTTATTTAATGCGGCGAATATTGCCCCTACTATAGATCCTTCAGTAAATAATCTAGATGGTCAGATTAATCTCGGTAATGAGGTTGTAAATCCGTTAACACAATTAGATAATACCTACAACAAGTTTATTACTAATCGTTTAAGTGGTACGGTACAGGCAAGTTTAGATTATGCGACTAATCTGAACTTACAAGCTCGTATAGGTTTTAATACTAGTAATACTAAAAATAGAGAGTTTATACCGCAATTTAATTATGGTACAGGTAAGATCTATACCAACACAAATAGCTCGGTAACCTTAGGAAAGATTAATGACAATGATTATACATTCGACCTCTTTAATACTTACGAAAATACATTTAGAGACGATCACGATGTAACTTTTTTGGTCGGTATGACGGCTTACGAAACCAATGGTGAAGGTCTGTATGGATCTAGAACTGGTGTACAGGCCAATAGTTGGGAGTTTGCAGATCTAAGTAGTGCCAATGGTACGGGTGAAGAGCAAACTAACTCTTCGTATGCTTATAAGCTTAGAAGATTATCTTATTTTGGGCGTCTTCAGTATGCATTTCAAGATAAATATTTGTTATCGGTTATGCTACGTAGAGATAGCTCTACGCGATTTGCGCCAAATAATCGTATAGCATATTTTCCTTCTGCGACTGCAGGTTGGGTAATTTCAGATGAGAATTTCTTTAATGAAGACGGATTCCTTAATTTCTTGAAGCTACGTGCTAGTTACGGTATTTTAGGTAATGATCGAATTCCAGATTTTGGATATTTAGCTTTATTGGGAGGAGAAGCGACTTATGTACTTGGGCAGGAACAATTATTAGTAAATGGTCGTGCTTTAGGGCAATTGGCGAATCCAGATCTACAATGGGAAGAAGCCAAAAAATTTGATGTCGGTTTAGATGCGAACTTTTTCGACAGAAAATTTGAACTTACTGTAGATTATTTTATTAACAACCGTGATAATCTGTTAATTCCTAATATTCCTGTTTCAGGTATTTACGGGGTAGGTGCTCCGGCATCTGGAAGTCCTACTATTAATGCAGGATCGGTAAGAAATGCGGGTTGGGAGTTTGCTCTTAGCTACAGTGATAATTTTAGCGATGACTTTTCTTTTAATGCATCCTTTAATGTAAGTACGCTGGATAATGAAGTTACTCAAGTAAATGGTACCGATTTTATTGAAGGAGGTAATTTTGGGGTAGGCCAACCTTTAATTTCTAGAATGGAAGAAGGAAAACCAATTGGATATTTTTATGGATATCAAACCGATGGAATTTTCCAAAATCAGGCTGAAGTTGATGCTCATCCATCACAATTATCGCTTGGAGCCAATGCAAAGCCTGGGGATATTCGTTATAAAGACCTTAATGGTGATGGCGTGATAAACAGCGACGACCGTACAGATCTTGGTAACCCTATTCCAAAAGTATCTTTAGGATTTAATTTCGGTTTTAATTTTAAGAATTTTGATTTTGCTACTTATATGTTCTCTAACCTTGGGAACGATATTGTTCGCAATTACGAAAGGGACCAGCCCAATGTAAATAGAATGAGTTATGTGCTAGATCGCTGGACGGGTGCAGGAACAAGCAACGAAGTGCCAAGAGTTACTACCGCAGCAACTTCAAATAAAGTGTTTTCAGATTTTTATATAGAAGACGGTTCTTTTGCCAGAGTTCAGACGGTAAGTCTTGGATATACTATTCCTTCAGAATTTACTCAGAAAGTATCGATCGATAAATTCAGAATTTATGGTAAAGTAGATAACGTATATACGTTTACCGAATATTCTGGTTACGATCCAACTGCCTCAACAGGTGAACCAATTGGTGGAGGTATCGATATAGGTTTTTATCCTTTACCAAGAACTTATATGCTAGGTGTAAATCTTGAATTTTAA
- a CDS encoding helix-turn-helix and ligand-binding sensor domain-containing protein, with the protein MINQSDDHWMYFANNEGLLSYNGEQWNINKLPNGEPVRAVKFIDGLIYTGSYMDFGYWRYNSLGNLVYTSLVNKLSSSIREGEQIWHIEEFGDYIIFQSLSRLLSYHKTKKTISVTNFDSTISNLFKSGESVYFQVAEDGLYSIQSGGIKKEVGFDQIGINAIIEIFQWNNQSIAITRDNGLFTFNNGDWKSFTLQNYPINSSFFTAEFTEDEKLVLGSIGDGLFTLDISKQTIRQFVQPDIVNNTVLSLFEDEAGNIWCGLDNGISLIEKDSQLSIFSDITGILGTVYCSVKYQDQLYLGTNQGLYKRNRDSNSFSLIEGTSGQIWSLNVYQNKLFIGHDRGTFILNSNSIQQIFDGGGTWMVLPFKDGFIQGHYNGLSFFRIGDGFKRIIPLEGFDLSARNIIIGQNDELWVGHDHKGIFKLNIDIEEQKVKTLKNYEVEDQVSSGLYVFHFNDDIYYSTATTIQQYDRKNDSFSADNKLNRSFQDIKRSSGNSKLTSDDKWWAYTEDEIYYTSKDAFQEGINVKSVPISYEFRNISSGFENISRIDENRYLVGSNNGYTIFEIPFKTADLFDLEINGIQLANKDQSYKLLSKDLENPEFENQQNYLNFYFNVPVYKKFGKVKYSYRLKGFSEEWTTYRAESKASFENLPYGDYEFQVKARYDSQDTNTVVFSFSIAKPWFISKFAVFAYIVLLVLIIVITHHFYTRYYRRRHEKMIEIEQEKAELQQLEAQQEIMKLKNEQLETDVISKNRELAASTMNIIRKNEVLNKIKKELSEVSQLKDIASVLKTIDANIKEEDNWKFFKEAFDNADKDFLQMVKSKHPNLTSNDLKLCAYLRLNLSSKEIAPLLNISVRSVEIKRYRLRKKMELDHEQSLVNYILEF; encoded by the coding sequence ATGATTAATCAATCTGATGATCATTGGATGTACTTTGCCAATAACGAAGGTCTTCTAAGTTATAACGGCGAGCAATGGAATATCAATAAATTGCCTAATGGTGAGCCTGTACGAGCTGTGAAGTTTATTGATGGTCTTATTTACACCGGTTCCTATATGGATTTTGGCTATTGGCGATACAATAGTTTAGGGAATTTAGTGTATACCTCCTTGGTAAATAAGTTGTCCTCTAGTATAAGGGAAGGCGAACAAATTTGGCATATCGAAGAATTTGGAGATTACATTATATTCCAGAGTCTTAGTCGATTACTCAGCTATCATAAAACCAAAAAAACCATAAGTGTTACAAACTTCGATAGCACAATTTCTAATCTTTTTAAATCTGGAGAATCAGTTTATTTTCAAGTGGCTGAAGATGGTCTTTACTCAATTCAGTCTGGAGGAATTAAAAAAGAAGTGGGTTTCGACCAAATTGGCATAAATGCTATTATTGAAATATTTCAATGGAATAACCAAAGTATAGCAATTACTCGCGATAACGGTCTTTTTACATTCAATAATGGCGATTGGAAATCTTTTACTCTGCAAAATTATCCTATCAATTCGAGTTTTTTTACTGCGGAGTTTACCGAAGATGAAAAATTAGTCTTGGGTAGTATAGGGGATGGATTATTTACTCTTGATATTTCTAAACAAACTATTCGGCAGTTCGTTCAACCCGATATTGTTAATAATACCGTTTTGTCTTTGTTTGAGGATGAAGCAGGAAACATTTGGTGTGGTTTGGATAACGGCATAAGTTTAATTGAAAAAGATAGTCAGTTATCTATATTTTCAGATATTACAGGGATACTGGGTACGGTTTATTGCAGCGTTAAATATCAGGATCAATTATATTTAGGAACGAATCAAGGACTTTATAAAAGAAATAGAGATTCAAATAGTTTCAGTTTAATAGAAGGGACCAGCGGCCAGATTTGGAGCTTAAATGTATATCAAAACAAATTATTTATAGGTCACGATCGTGGTACTTTTATACTTAATAGTAATTCAATCCAACAAATCTTTGATGGTGGAGGAACCTGGATGGTTCTTCCTTTTAAAGATGGTTTTATACAAGGACATTACAATGGCTTAAGTTTTTTTAGGATTGGTGATGGCTTTAAAAGAATTATTCCTTTGGAAGGATTCGATTTGTCAGCTCGTAATATTATTATAGGACAAAATGATGAATTATGGGTTGGTCACGACCATAAAGGCATTTTTAAACTGAATATTGATATTGAAGAACAAAAAGTAAAAACTTTAAAAAATTATGAGGTAGAAGATCAGGTAAGTTCTGGCCTATATGTTTTTCATTTTAATGACGACATTTATTATTCTACTGCAACTACAATTCAGCAGTATGATCGAAAAAATGATAGCTTTAGTGCTGATAATAAATTAAATCGCTCTTTTCAGGATATAAAGAGGAGCTCAGGAAATTCTAAACTTACGTCAGATGATAAATGGTGGGCTTATACGGAAGATGAGATTTATTATACTTCAAAAGATGCTTTTCAGGAGGGGATAAATGTAAAATCTGTACCGATATCGTATGAATTTAGGAACATTTCTAGCGGTTTTGAAAATATTTCTAGAATTGATGAAAATCGATATTTAGTAGGTAGCAATAATGGGTATACTATTTTTGAGATTCCTTTTAAGACAGCTGATTTGTTCGATCTTGAAATTAACGGTATTCAACTTGCAAATAAAGATCAAAGCTATAAACTCTTAAGTAAAGATCTTGAAAATCCTGAATTTGAAAATCAACAAAATTATCTGAATTTTTATTTTAATGTGCCTGTTTATAAAAAATTCGGCAAAGTAAAGTATAGTTATAGGTTGAAAGGCTTTAGTGAAGAGTGGACAACCTATCGGGCGGAGAGTAAAGCAAGTTTTGAAAATTTACCATACGGGGATTATGAGTTTCAGGTAAAAGCAAGGTATGATAGTCAAGACACAAATACGGTCGTTTTTTCTTTCTCAATTGCCAAGCCATGGTTTATATCTAAGTTTGCAGTTTTCGCCTATATAGTTTTATTGGTCTTAATTATAGTTATAACCCATCATTTTTATACGAGATATTATAGGAGGCGACACGAAAAGATGATCGAGATAGAGCAGGAAAAAGCAGAGTTGCAACAGCTTGAGGCTCAGCAAGAAATAATGAAGCTTAAGAATGAGCAATTAGAAACAGATGTAATTTCGAAAAATAGAGAACTTGCAGCATCGACGATGAATATTATTCGTAAAAATGAAGTGCTGAATAAGATTAAGAAAGAGCTTTCTGAAGTTTCGCAGCTTAAAGATATAGCTTCGGTTTTAAAAACAATTGATGCCAATATTAAAGAAGAGGATAATTGGAAATTCTTTAAAGAAGCTTTCGATAATGCAGACAAAGATTTTCTACAGATGGTAAAGTCGAAGCATCCTAATTTAACTTCAAACGATCTAAAGCTTTGTGCTTATTTAAGGCTTAATTTATCTTCTAAAGAAATAGCACCATTATTGAACATTTCGGTTAGGAGTGTGGAAATAAAACGATATCGTTTGCGTAAAAAGATGGAATTAGATCATGAACAAAGTTTAGTGAACTACATCTTAGAATTTTAA
- a CDS encoding XRE family transcriptional regulator, with amino-acid sequence MAVPSIEIKHFKEVREENNFTQSEFAEVLGIKNSTADIERGRTKLSGKVVAELLRQFGINPLWLFGDSGQKYLKISKGDVSPKVVTVDRVGDNENIVMVNQKAAAGYPHNVQDVEWYTQLPAFDIPLPEFRNASYRGFQVEGDSMLPNYRPGEWVMAKGVGGMDEVNNNRVYVVVMYDSVLIKKIQRLPDPSKLLLISLNEEYLPIEVKLGDIQELWQVNSKLTFNIDNPSENGLFQQLQQSMEDLRRELRQFKSSSQKPS; translated from the coding sequence ATGGCTGTACCATCAATCGAAATTAAGCATTTTAAAGAAGTCAGAGAAGAAAACAATTTCACGCAGTCAGAATTTGCTGAAGTTTTAGGAATTAAAAACTCTACGGCAGATATAGAACGTGGAAGAACCAAGCTTTCAGGAAAAGTTGTTGCTGAGCTTTTAAGACAATTTGGTATAAATCCTCTTTGGCTTTTTGGCGATAGCGGTCAAAAATATCTGAAGATTTCTAAAGGCGATGTAAGCCCGAAGGTTGTTACGGTAGATCGCGTTGGCGATAACGAAAATATCGTCATGGTAAATCAAAAAGCTGCAGCCGGTTATCCTCATAATGTGCAGGATGTAGAATGGTATACTCAATTACCGGCTTTCGATATTCCTTTGCCTGAATTTAGAAACGCAAGTTATCGGGGTTTTCAGGTTGAAGGAGATAGTATGTTGCCAAATTATCGACCGGGAGAGTGGGTAATGGCTAAAGGCGTTGGAGGTATGGACGAGGTAAACAATAATCGTGTTTATGTGGTCGTAATGTATGATTCGGTTTTGATCAAGAAAATCCAGCGGCTTCCAGATCCTTCTAAGCTTTTGTTAATTTCTCTGAATGAAGAATATTTACCTATAGAGGTAAAACTTGGTGATATTCAGGAATTATGGCAAGTTAACAGTAAGCTTACTTTTAATATTGATAATCCTTCAGAAAATGGATTATTTCAACAACTTCAGCAATCTATGGAAGACCTGAGGAGAGAATTGCGACAGTTTAAAAGTAGTTCTCAAAAGCCTTCCTAG
- a CDS encoding M15 family metallopeptidase: MFKKVVVILVILLSNFSFSQSLPEGFVYLSEVIPDIEIELRYLGSHNFTGRPVPGYENEKIILSENAAEALRKIQQELENEGYCLKIFDAYRPQQAVDSFISWSKNAEDTLTKTEFYPNKKKRNLFSLGYIATKSGHSRGSTVDLTLINANTLKELDMGGNYDYFGERSHHNFEDITKKQRENREYLKSIMNKYGFRSYSEEWWHYTFRNEPFPETYFNFPVK, translated from the coding sequence ATGTTTAAGAAAGTTGTTGTCATCTTAGTAATATTATTATCTAATTTCAGTTTTTCTCAAAGTTTACCCGAGGGCTTCGTTTATTTATCTGAAGTTATTCCGGATATCGAAATTGAACTTCGGTATTTAGGAAGCCATAACTTTACCGGAAGGCCAGTTCCAGGCTATGAAAATGAAAAAATAATTTTAAGTGAAAATGCAGCTGAAGCTCTTAGAAAAATTCAACAAGAATTGGAGAACGAAGGTTATTGCCTAAAGATATTCGATGCTTATCGACCGCAACAAGCAGTAGATAGTTTTATAAGCTGGTCTAAAAATGCAGAAGATACTTTGACTAAAACTGAATTTTATCCGAATAAAAAGAAAAGAAATCTATTTAGCTTGGGATATATCGCTACAAAATCAGGACATTCCAGGGGAAGCACAGTAGATTTAACGCTTATAAATGCCAATACGCTTAAAGAACTAGACATGGGTGGGAACTATGATTATTTTGGAGAGCGCTCTCATCATAATTTTGAAGATATCACTAAAAAGCAACGTGAAAATCGAGAATATCTAAAGTCTATTATGAATAAATATGGATTTAGATCATATAGCGAAGAATGGTGGCATTACACCTTTAGAAATGAGCCTTTTCCTGAAACTTATTTTAATTTTCCAGTAAAATAA